A region from the Equus asinus isolate D_3611 breed Donkey chromosome 3, EquAss-T2T_v2, whole genome shotgun sequence genome encodes:
- the MUC7 gene encoding mucin-7: MKTLPLLVCICALSACFSLSEGHTQQQKVLHKKINVHRYTLDHHSPFHPQFRPDRNLLIQKHFLFNQPRPWKPSNPRRKYKRPKHFKPPKHPAKNDTGVNNNTSEATTQVPSVEPTSTSTKIVPSPSVTILAPDATTTARENNGNTGSSATTPSPPSSPALPDTTAAPPISSPATAPSPATPDTTAAPPTPSPAPPPSTATPDTTAAPPTSPPATPAPPSSPPSPETTAAPPTSPPATPAPPSSPPSPETTAAPPTSPPATPAPPSSPPSPETTAAPDTTPNPSPTTPDTSQTPAEPTTQTPTPAITQTTSVEQTTSSSPQDTFPQFWLALNKLWEQFWRITAAIVHHTL, translated from the exons ATGAAAACTCTGCCACTGCTGGTGTGCATCTGTGCACTGAGTGCTTGCTTCTCA CTCAGTGAAGGTCATACACAGCAACAGAAAGTACTTCACAAAAAGATTAATGTCCATCGATATACATTAGACCACCACTCACCATTTCATCCCCAATTTCGACCTGACAGGAACCTATTAATTCAAAAGCATTTCCTTTTTAATCAACCCAGACCCTGGAAGCCTTCAAatccaagaagaaaatacaagcGGCCAAAACATTTCAAGCCACCTAAACATCCAGCTAAAAATGACACTGGGGTCAACAATAATACCTCAGAGGCTACCACTCAAGTCCCATCTGTGGAACCCACATCTACTTCCACCAAAATTGTTCCCTCTCCAAGTGTGACAATCCTTGCTCCGGATGCTACCACAACGGCAAGAGAAAATAACGGCAACACAGGCTCGTCTGCAActacaccatcaccaccatcttccCCAGCTCTGCCAGACACCACAGCGGCCCCGCCTATATCTTCCCCAGCTACAGCACCTTCCCCAGCTACACCAGACACCACAGCCGCCCCACCTACACCTTCCCCAGCTCCACCACCTTCCACAGCTACACCAGACACCACAGCTGCCCCACCTACATCTCCCCCAGCTACGCCAGCACCACCATCTTCCCCACCTTCACCAGAGACCACAGCTGCCCCACCTACATCTCCCCCAGCTACGCCAGCACCACCATCTTCCCCACCTTCACCAGAGACCACAGCTGCCCCACCTACATCTCCCCCAGCTACGCCAGCACCACCATCTTCCCCACCTTCACCAGAGACCACAGCTGCCCCAGATACCACACCCAATCCTTCCCCAACCACTCCTGACACTTCCCAAACTCCAGCTGAACCCACAACCCAAACTCCTACTCCAGCCATTACTCAAACTACTAGTGTTGAACAAACAACTTCATCTTCTCCCCAAGATACATTTCCTCAATTCTGGTTAGCTCTTAATAAGCTATGGGAGCAATTTTGGCGTATTACAGCAGCAATAGTGCATCATACGCTGTGA